The following proteins are co-located in the Synechococcus sp. PROS-U-1 genome:
- a CDS encoding Nif11-like leader peptide family natural product precursor, which yields MTNSAISANQDNALEAFIALVRQNPDLKAQIKAALNQDQVIDIAAANGFEIDSSAILRKWSKHTDFTQDTWMGWFEE from the coding sequence ATGACCAATTCTGCCATTAGCGCAAATCAAGACAATGCTTTAGAAGCTTTTATTGCTTTGGTTCGCCAAAATCCTGACCTAAAAGCTCAAATTAAAGCCGCTCTTAATCAAGATCAAGTAATCGATATTGCTGCCGCTAATGGTTTTGAAATCGACTCTTCTGCAATTTTGAGAAAGTGGAGCAAACATACTGACTTTACTCAGGATACGTGGATGGGATGGTTTGAAGAGTAA
- a CDS encoding phycobilisome polypeptide yields the protein MNLQNIDFKTLVQEAQVQGLTKIKALPEATRAILERADQGQRLLSPDELASICQSSGVDCTLPGNLSKRTNDLVNQARGHLLETQPELVEPGGALHPQDRAEACWRDCWNFLRVIIYAVACNQSRFTNPNGMAALRELYRRMNVPIEGMNIALDQLRQQALKEISRPSDRQLINDCFQHLSAELNKSAVKS from the coding sequence TTGAACCTCCAGAACATCGATTTCAAGACCCTGGTGCAGGAAGCGCAAGTTCAGGGCCTGACAAAAATCAAGGCACTGCCCGAGGCCACGCGCGCCATCCTCGAGCGTGCCGACCAGGGGCAAAGACTGCTCTCACCCGATGAACTGGCCAGCATCTGCCAGTCGTCAGGAGTGGATTGCACGCTTCCCGGCAACCTGTCGAAAAGGACGAATGACTTGGTGAATCAGGCGAGGGGCCACCTGCTTGAAACCCAGCCAGAGCTCGTGGAGCCGGGCGGGGCTCTCCACCCGCAGGACAGAGCAGAGGCCTGCTGGCGCGACTGCTGGAACTTTCTGCGCGTCATCATCTATGCGGTGGCATGCAACCAAAGCCGCTTTACAAATCCCAACGGGATGGCGGCCCTGCGGGAGCTCTACAGGCGGATGAATGTCCCCATCGAGGGGATGAATATCGCCCTCGACCAACTGAGACAGCAGGCCTTGAAAGAGATCTCGCGACCAAGCGACCGGCAGTTGATCAACGACTGCTTCCAGCACCTCAGTGCGGAGCTCAACAAATCTGCAGTTAAGAGCTGA
- a CDS encoding phycobilisome rod-core linker polypeptide gives MTEPTTLSSAANVDTTHASDVIRQAYRQVFGNRHLMELDVNASIEALFMNGDLTVQGLVTALAQSETYKKLFLETNSPYRFVELNFKHLLGRPPRDQAELMSHVRLLQEEGYEAEIASYTYSDEYLGAFGIDQVPYNRATQSVVGGSTLFFTRARALDAGYAGYDNAETDSKLLNSLCTESSPEAQDRRGVGNAGSLTINWTSPRQVGANRRVVQKSVVNQTSMSATIKTILSQGGKILSIAKVNSF, from the coding sequence ATGACTGAGCCAACAACTCTTTCCTCGGCTGCCAACGTCGACACAACACATGCTTCGGATGTGATTCGACAAGCGTACCGCCAGGTTTTTGGGAATCGACACCTGATGGAACTCGACGTGAACGCCTCGATCGAGGCATTGTTCATGAATGGAGATTTGACAGTCCAAGGATTGGTAACGGCTCTCGCGCAGTCAGAAACATACAAAAAGCTTTTTTTAGAAACCAACAGCCCATACCGCTTTGTTGAACTGAACTTCAAGCATCTCCTTGGCCGTCCACCCCGTGACCAAGCAGAATTGATGAGTCATGTCCGCCTCCTGCAAGAAGAAGGATATGAAGCAGAGATCGCTAGTTACACCTATAGCGATGAGTATCTTGGGGCCTTTGGCATCGACCAAGTTCCTTACAACCGGGCCACACAGAGCGTCGTTGGCGGAAGCACGCTCTTCTTCACACGAGCAAGAGCTTTGGATGCCGGTTATGCCGGATACGACAACGCAGAAACAGATTCAAAGCTCTTGAATAGCCTCTGCACTGAAAGTTCACCTGAGGCACAGGATCGTAGAGGTGTTGGTAATGCCGGCTCGTTGACCATCAACTGGACATCCCCCCGTCAAGTTGGTGCCAACCGCAGAGTGGTCCAGAAATCAGTGGTGAACCAAACGTCCATGTCGGCAACCATCAAAACAATCTTGTCTCAGGGAGGCAAGATCCTTTCTATTGCGAAGGTTAACTCCTTTTGA
- a CDS encoding phycobilisome rod-core linker polypeptide: MANTQSSLGFGTTTKWSDPVRFQRKGVDQTAALTIGEFLKQSCDQMAIGVGPRTHADCPHRVTSECYSPEDVASLETVISASYRQVFGNAHVMDFERCSELEAQLRDGRLTVREFVRGLAKSSFYKDRFFRSVAPQRGVELNCKHLLGRAPETQAEISAKIALLAAHGHDGLVDSIIDSAEYLEVFGSDVVPYARSWSSPADLSTAAFPMLAALQKSFAGSDSARGAGPALTRSLANGVAPRISLPSQPVGLRPSAGSYTSTQFSSKAPGITSGKDSGPMRGDVYVTFGLGQREQETFQRCPGDGPDQLAALIRSTYKQVMGNPHLMEFERVISAESKFIDGFLSTREFVRAVGLSAEYKRRFFETSAPYRFIELNFKHFLGRAPQSQAEISEHTKILAEGGYEAEIASYVDSAEYQNTFGEDTVPFARILTESGRSQVDFNRQLSLAEGFAASDTVLGSSALVSSVATGLAPSGWSKTTSRANRTGTQSGAPDPTKKRFRIVVASQAARSRQRTAGNSYVVSGKDMSSQMKYIHARGGKIVSITEVM; the protein is encoded by the coding sequence ATGGCCAACACACAATCTTCTCTTGGCTTCGGCACAACCACCAAGTGGAGTGATCCTGTTCGCTTCCAGCGCAAGGGAGTAGACCAAACCGCTGCTCTCACCATTGGTGAGTTCCTGAAGCAGTCGTGTGATCAGATGGCGATTGGGGTTGGTCCACGCACTCATGCTGACTGCCCCCATCGCGTCACGAGCGAGTGCTACAGCCCAGAAGATGTGGCGTCACTGGAGACAGTAATCAGTGCTTCTTATCGACAGGTTTTTGGCAACGCCCATGTGATGGATTTCGAGCGGTGCTCGGAATTGGAAGCTCAGCTTCGGGACGGTCGTTTGACCGTGCGTGAATTCGTTCGTGGACTGGCCAAGTCGAGCTTCTACAAGGACCGTTTCTTCAGAAGCGTTGCGCCGCAAAGGGGTGTCGAGCTGAATTGCAAGCACCTGTTAGGCCGAGCACCTGAAACACAGGCCGAAATCTCAGCCAAAATCGCCCTGCTGGCAGCACACGGTCACGATGGCCTGGTCGACAGCATCATTGACTCCGCGGAATACCTCGAGGTCTTCGGCAGCGATGTTGTCCCCTATGCCCGTTCATGGTCTTCACCCGCTGACCTGTCGACAGCAGCCTTCCCAATGCTGGCCGCTCTGCAAAAGAGCTTTGCAGGCAGTGATAGTGCCCGCGGCGCAGGTCCAGCGCTGACCCGCAGCCTTGCCAATGGTGTGGCTCCTCGCATCAGCCTGCCAAGTCAGCCCGTTGGTCTGCGTCCATCGGCCGGAAGCTACACCTCCACCCAATTCAGCAGCAAAGCACCTGGCATCACCTCAGGCAAAGACTCCGGACCAATGCGCGGCGATGTGTATGTCACCTTTGGTCTTGGCCAGCGTGAGCAAGAGACTTTCCAACGTTGCCCTGGTGACGGCCCCGATCAACTCGCTGCGCTGATTCGTTCCACCTACAAGCAAGTGATGGGCAACCCCCATCTGATGGAGTTCGAACGGGTTATTTCCGCAGAGAGCAAATTCATCGACGGCTTCCTAAGCACACGTGAATTCGTTCGTGCCGTTGGCCTATCAGCCGAATACAAGCGCCGTTTCTTCGAAACCAGTGCGCCATATCGATTCATCGAGCTGAACTTCAAACATTTCCTGGGAAGGGCTCCGCAGTCCCAGGCCGAAATCAGCGAGCACACCAAGATTCTCGCCGAAGGAGGCTATGAGGCTGAAATCGCTAGCTACGTCGACAGCGCGGAATACCAGAACACCTTTGGTGAAGACACAGTTCCGTTCGCTCGGATCCTTACAGAAAGCGGCCGCTCTCAGGTTGACTTCAACCGTCAACTAAGCCTGGCAGAAGGATTTGCGGCGAGCGATACGGTGCTGGGCAGCTCCGCATTGGTGAGTTCAGTGGCCACAGGCCTGGCTCCCAGCGGCTGGAGCAAAACCACCAGCCGGGCAAACCGCACCGGTACACAGTCTGGTGCCCCAGATCCCACCAAAAAGCGTTTCCGCATTGTTGTTGCTTCGCAGGCAGCTCGCTCACGTCAACGCACGGCTGGTAACAGCTACGTGGTGTCCGGCAAAGACATGAGCAGCCAGATGAAGTACATCCATGCCCGCGGAGGCAAGATCGTTTCCATCACTGAGGTGATGTAA
- a CDS encoding phycobilisome linker polypeptide: MPFGPASLLGVERFSEESEAPLELIPGDEDARKEQIIRAVYKQVLGNAYVMDSERQIVEESQFKLGEISVRELVGRIAKSDLYRSRFFDNCARYRYIELAFRHLLGRAPADYAEMREHADRLDSQGYEADIDSFLNSEEYQNTFGEWTVPYQRGWKTESCATLQEFTWSFQLLRGNSSSSLKGDLAGNSSKLGGAAYLNRAIAVVPPSSKETAGWSFRPSPNLQDAPTRLGAGASDQGLTYRVEVTAYKANNVRRISRYTRGNRVFYVPFDKLSEQFKRIHNEGGKIASITPVT; the protein is encoded by the coding sequence ATGCCTTTCGGTCCAGCCTCGCTTCTAGGGGTCGAACGCTTCTCTGAGGAGAGTGAAGCCCCCCTCGAGCTGATCCCAGGCGATGAGGACGCCAGGAAAGAACAGATCATCCGAGCCGTTTACAAGCAAGTGCTTGGCAACGCTTACGTGATGGACAGCGAGCGGCAGATCGTTGAAGAATCCCAGTTCAAGCTTGGTGAAATCAGCGTCAGAGAGCTGGTGGGCCGCATTGCCAAAAGCGACCTGTATCGCAGCCGCTTCTTCGATAACTGCGCGCGTTACCGCTACATCGAACTGGCCTTCCGCCATCTTTTAGGCCGCGCACCTGCTGACTACGCCGAAATGCGTGAGCACGCCGATCGCCTGGACAGCCAGGGATACGAAGCTGATATCGACAGCTTTCTGAATAGCGAGGAATACCAAAACACCTTCGGCGAATGGACGGTCCCGTATCAGCGGGGCTGGAAGACCGAAAGTTGTGCAACCTTGCAGGAATTCACCTGGAGCTTCCAGTTGCTGCGCGGCAACAGCAGCAGCAGCCTCAAGGGTGATCTTGCAGGCAACAGCAGCAAGCTGGGAGGTGCGGCTTATCTGAACCGAGCCATCGCGGTGGTTCCCCCGTCCTCCAAAGAAACCGCTGGCTGGAGTTTCCGGCCGTCCCCCAACCTGCAGGACGCACCAACGCGTCTCGGAGCTGGCGCAAGCGATCAAGGCCTCACGTATCGGGTCGAGGTCACGGCCTACAAAGCCAACAATGTCAGGCGGATTTCCCGCTACACCCGCGGCAACCGGGTCTTCTACGTGCCGTTCGACAAGCTCTCCGAGCAGTTCAAACGCATCCATAACGAAGGCGGCAAGATCGCCAGCATTACGCCGGTGACCTAA
- a CDS encoding TVP38/TMEM64 family protein, which yields MSRLKTGLKVSAWVAVFIVAVVYLQRYGIAPLQSAVNDMGIWAPLGLFLLRGVSIILPALPSSVYSLLAGSLLGFKVGYLTIILSDLVFCSAAFFIARRWGRGPVSRLVGASAMKRIDGFSKNQLEGNFFLMTGLLMTGLFDFLSYAIGISRTHWRIFAPALVISVLISDSILVAVGAGVAQGASLTLGLALLAMFALATVTGLLKKNSSAVPSDDTP from the coding sequence ATGTCAAGGCTGAAGACAGGGCTGAAGGTCAGCGCCTGGGTCGCCGTCTTCATTGTTGCCGTCGTTTATCTGCAGCGTTACGGCATCGCACCGCTGCAGAGCGCTGTGAATGACATGGGCATCTGGGCCCCACTCGGTCTTTTTCTGCTGCGGGGGGTGAGCATCATTCTGCCGGCGCTGCCGAGTTCCGTTTATTCCTTACTGGCCGGCTCTCTGCTGGGGTTCAAAGTCGGCTACCTCACGATCATCCTCTCTGACCTGGTGTTCTGCAGCGCGGCGTTTTTCATCGCCCGCCGCTGGGGACGTGGCCCGGTCAGCCGTCTGGTGGGAGCCAGCGCAATGAAACGGATCGATGGTTTCAGCAAAAACCAACTGGAAGGCAACTTCTTTTTGATGACCGGTCTGCTGATGACCGGGCTGTTTGATTTCCTCAGCTATGCCATCGGGATCAGCCGCACCCACTGGCGCATCTTTGCGCCTGCTCTGGTGATCAGCGTGCTGATCAGCGATTCGATCCTGGTGGCCGTCGGCGCGGGCGTAGCTCAGGGCGCAAGCCTCACCCTGGGCTTGGCGCTGCTGGCGATGTTTGCCCTGGCCACTGTCACGGGCCTGCTGAAAAAGAACTCCTCAGCGGTGCCCTCAGACGACACCCCCTGA
- a CDS encoding CpeR family transcriptional regulator has protein sequence MQDTQKQMKAWIRSQHLICVGTDFIFETVDQTQLEKFDNCIQAIGGRIRTVKAIGNWPMGPRRSFKILQATASVPRPGGEDLVTYWAKKGSKSTRYSEINS, from the coding sequence ATGCAGGATACACAAAAACAAATGAAAGCATGGATACGTTCTCAGCATCTAATATGCGTTGGAACGGACTTTATCTTCGAAACTGTTGATCAAACGCAACTAGAAAAGTTTGATAATTGCATACAAGCAATTGGCGGAAGAATTAGAACAGTTAAAGCTATCGGGAATTGGCCCATGGGACCAAGGCGATCATTCAAAATACTACAAGCCACCGCAAGTGTACCTAGACCAGGGGGAGAAGACCTTGTCACATATTGGGCCAAAAAAGGCAGCAAATCAACAAGATATTCAGAAATCAATTCTTGA
- a CDS encoding phycobiliprotein lyase, producing the protein MTIEQFVAQSSGKWRSMRSGHSLAFQQFEEVLSEVTIEEIDKENTAVKQLIESSIIANQDEHLVTSPFRMEWCAESDWEPEDPSEVSSGSCIIVPLTKDNYSGKLIRSVGYAESEAAISEYQFLDDGTFTLTTQYEQSIAEERIWFVSENVRCRSSVLRTSAGSGILQTSFASEVRRIKA; encoded by the coding sequence ATGACGATTGAGCAATTTGTTGCTCAAAGTTCAGGCAAGTGGCGCTCAATGCGATCAGGGCACTCTCTAGCTTTTCAACAGTTTGAAGAAGTTCTTAGCGAAGTCACAATAGAAGAGATCGATAAAGAGAACACCGCGGTAAAACAGCTAATTGAATCATCAATTATCGCGAACCAAGATGAGCACTTGGTTACATCACCATTCAGGATGGAGTGGTGCGCAGAAAGCGACTGGGAGCCCGAAGATCCGTCAGAAGTGTCATCAGGATCTTGCATTATTGTTCCTCTAACAAAAGACAATTACTCAGGAAAATTAATCAGAAGCGTTGGATACGCAGAATCTGAGGCCGCAATATCTGAATATCAATTTTTGGATGATGGTACATTTACCCTTACAACTCAATACGAGCAATCAATTGCGGAAGAAAGAATCTGGTTTGTTTCAGAAAATGTTCGCTGCAGATCCTCCGTCTTGAGAACATCTGCCGGATCAGGGATACTACAAACTTCGTTTGCATCCGAAGTCAGACGCATTAAGGCGTAG
- a CDS encoding phycobilisome rod-core linker polypeptide — translation MAIPLLGYPLNTQNGRVSNLAGDSSTIKPQMYASCAAGDDTSRVEIDSLIEQAYRQVFFHAMRSDREPFLESQLRSGNITVRDFIRGLLLSERFQQGYYQCSSNYRMVDQVVGRVLGRPTHGDAERRAWSIVIGEKGFTSFVDALLDSPEYMNCFGYDLVPQQRSRVLPGRGLGEIPIYQQFPRYGTDWRDALQDRAPSQQGAEAQRLNVAATWVNDEPPAFALKLWLGLFAVGGFEIVRVLLTIAVAMLRN, via the coding sequence ATGGCCATCCCGCTTCTTGGGTATCCGCTCAACACACAGAACGGTCGCGTCAGCAATCTTGCCGGTGACAGCAGCACCATCAAGCCTCAGATGTATGCCTCCTGTGCTGCAGGCGATGACACATCCAGAGTCGAGATCGACAGTTTGATTGAGCAGGCCTACCGGCAGGTGTTCTTCCATGCGATGCGCAGTGATCGCGAACCGTTCCTTGAATCACAGCTGCGCAGCGGAAACATCACGGTTCGGGATTTCATCCGTGGCCTGCTCCTGTCAGAACGCTTCCAGCAGGGTTACTACCAGTGCAGCTCGAACTACCGCATGGTGGACCAGGTCGTCGGCCGAGTACTCGGCCGCCCGACCCATGGCGACGCTGAACGCCGTGCCTGGTCCATCGTGATCGGCGAAAAGGGTTTCACATCCTTTGTCGACGCCCTGCTGGACAGCCCCGAATACATGAACTGCTTCGGGTATGACCTTGTTCCGCAGCAAAGGTCCCGGGTTTTGCCCGGACGGGGTCTCGGAGAAATCCCCATCTACCAACAATTCCCGCGCTACGGAACCGACTGGCGCGACGCGCTTCAAGATCGAGCGCCCAGCCAGCAAGGCGCCGAGGCACAACGACTGAACGTCGCCGCCACATGGGTGAACGACGAACCGCCTGCCTTCGCACTGAAGCTCTGGCTCGGTCTGTTTGCCGTCGGTGGATTCGAGATCGTGCGGGTGCTCCTTACGATTGCTGTTGCCATGCTCCGCAACTGA
- a CDS encoding chromophore lyase CpcT/CpeT, producing the protein MKMDLAIAEFAKTLAGVYDNIEQSQQNPKDFARINIFFRPLPWHVFQGPGFYSEQCYDYAPWDPYRQGIHRLTASKESFIVENYGFANPRRLAGAGRNAELMKDINTATLKKRCGCAMHFQQEKAGHYIGKVEPGKNCLVPRDGKLTYLVSEVEVDQENWISRDRGFDPKTDEQIWGSEHGLLKFKRIKSFSEEITDEWLNSKA; encoded by the coding sequence ATGAAGATGGATTTAGCCATTGCCGAATTCGCGAAGACTCTCGCTGGTGTTTACGACAACATCGAGCAGTCACAACAAAATCCAAAGGATTTTGCTCGAATCAATATCTTTTTTCGACCCTTACCGTGGCACGTCTTCCAAGGGCCTGGCTTTTATTCTGAACAATGTTACGACTATGCACCTTGGGATCCCTATAGACAGGGAATTCATCGTTTAACTGCAAGCAAAGAATCATTCATAGTAGAGAACTACGGATTTGCTAACCCGAGAAGATTGGCTGGAGCAGGTCGTAATGCCGAACTCATGAAAGACATCAACACTGCAACCTTAAAAAAACGGTGTGGATGTGCAATGCATTTCCAACAAGAAAAAGCAGGTCATTACATCGGAAAAGTTGAACCGGGAAAAAACTGCTTAGTTCCACGAGACGGAAAACTAACTTATCTTGTTAGCGAAGTTGAAGTGGATCAAGAAAATTGGATCAGCCGTGATCGAGGATTTGACCCCAAGACAGATGAACAGATCTGGGGATCCGAGCATGGCCTTCTAAAATTCAAGAGAATTAAAAGTTTCTCCGAAGAAATCACTGATGAGTGGCTAAATAGCAAAGCCTGA
- a CDS encoding pentapeptide repeat-containing protein, with translation MSMPKSGALNLREWAAPEQCGASSSANSPVDARGADWSGQDLGALDLRDAKLCRCDLRGTNLSKCQLEGADLRLARYDQTTLVPEDFALNTSGAVGPGAKLNGAFLNSTDLRGMDLRGSVLMGAYLSGSDLSGALLDGVSLAGADLRSATFRGAMCRGTRFGTCEMDMVDLRGANLEGAALETVTSIRGADFSLCTGLEDQIGALLSRSVEELDCWNPITRSTTRASLESLIKGKDA, from the coding sequence ATGTCGATGCCCAAATCTGGGGCTCTTAATCTGCGTGAATGGGCGGCACCGGAACAGTGCGGAGCATCCAGCTCCGCTAACAGTCCAGTCGATGCTCGAGGAGCCGACTGGAGTGGTCAGGACTTAGGAGCACTCGACCTGAGAGACGCCAAACTCTGTCGATGTGATCTACGCGGCACGAATCTCAGCAAGTGCCAACTCGAAGGAGCTGACTTACGCCTAGCCCGTTACGACCAGACAACTTTGGTACCGGAAGACTTCGCACTCAACACGAGCGGAGCCGTTGGCCCAGGGGCCAAGCTGAATGGGGCTTTTCTGAACAGCACAGATTTGCGGGGAATGGACCTCAGAGGCAGCGTGCTGATGGGTGCCTATTTAAGTGGCTCAGACTTGAGTGGAGCTCTGCTTGATGGAGTCTCCTTAGCTGGCGCGGACCTGCGATCAGCCACATTTCGCGGAGCCATGTGCCGGGGGACCCGATTCGGAACCTGCGAGATGGACATGGTCGATCTGCGCGGCGCCAACCTTGAGGGGGCAGCTCTCGAAACGGTGACGTCGATTCGTGGGGCCGACTTTTCCCTATGCACCGGGCTGGAGGATCAAATTGGCGCTCTTTTGAGCCGATCCGTCGAAGAGCTCGACTGCTGGAATCCGATCACCCGCTCCACGACAAGGGCGAGCCTGGAATCCCTGATCAAGGGGAAAGACGCCTAA